One genomic window of Roseobacter ponti includes the following:
- a CDS encoding TRAP transporter substrate-binding protein — translation MTLTTRLMAGAATAALTLGAALPAAAAEKWDMPMAYSASNFHSENGVTFAECVGAGTNGEITIEVHPGGSLFAGADIKRAIQTGQVQIGERLLSGHQNESAVFGFDSVPFLAPSFDDSEKLYDAAKPKIEALLDEQNLELLYAVPWPPQGLYFKKEVNSVADMEGVKFRSYNNTTSRLAELTGMLPVTVEAAEISQAFATGVAESMVSSGATGYDRKVWESLTHFYEVDAWLPRNYVMVNQDVWADVSDANKQAIMTCAAEAEARGLQASKDYTQFTMDGLAEGGMTVQPAGDALMGELREIGATMTSEWLEAAGDEGKAIVDTFKAQ, via the coding sequence ATGACACTGACAACAAGACTTATGGCAGGTGCGGCGACAGCGGCACTGACCCTGGGCGCCGCTCTGCCGGCGGCTGCCGCGGAAAAATGGGATATGCCGATGGCCTATTCCGCATCGAACTTTCATTCCGAGAACGGCGTGACCTTCGCCGAGTGCGTGGGCGCAGGAACGAATGGCGAGATCACCATCGAAGTGCACCCGGGCGGCTCGCTCTTTGCCGGTGCAGACATCAAACGCGCGATCCAGACCGGTCAGGTGCAGATCGGCGAGCGACTGCTCTCGGGCCACCAGAACGAAAGCGCTGTGTTCGGATTTGACAGCGTGCCTTTCCTCGCCCCGTCGTTTGACGACAGCGAAAAGCTCTATGACGCAGCCAAACCAAAGATCGAAGCGCTGCTCGATGAGCAGAACCTTGAGCTGCTCTATGCCGTGCCATGGCCGCCGCAGGGTCTCTACTTCAAGAAAGAAGTGAACTCGGTGGCCGATATGGAAGGCGTGAAGTTCCGCTCTTATAACAACACCACAAGCCGGCTTGCGGAACTGACCGGCATGCTGCCCGTCACCGTCGAAGCCGCTGAGATCAGCCAGGCGTTTGCCACCGGTGTGGCAGAATCCATGGTGTCGTCAGGGGCCACGGGCTATGATCGCAAGGTCTGGGAGAGCCTCACGCATTTCTATGAGGTCGATGCCTGGCTGCCGCGCAACTACGTGATGGTCAACCAGGACGTCTGGGCCGATGTGTCCGACGCCAACAAGCAGGCCATCATGACCTGTGCGGCCGAGGCCGAGGCCCGCGGTCTGCAGGCGTCCAAGGACTATACCCAGTTCACAATGGACGGGCTTGCCGAGGGGGGCATGACCGTGCAGCCCGCAGGCGATGCACTGATGGGCGAGCTGCGCGAGATCGGCGCCACCATGACGTCGGAATGGCTCGAAGCCGCAGGTGACGAGGGCAAAGCCATCGTCGATACCTTTAAAGCTCAGTAA
- a CDS encoding TRAP transporter small permease encodes MTDLRKTLDFLYMAAGVLAALCLVAILALIVAQMVARWTGEIFPGAPDYAGYAMAAASFLAFANALNHGAHIRVSILLNAVPAGTRRLLEIWCFGLAAAVAWYFTYYAYWFVYWSWKFNEVSQGQDATALWIPQSVMVIGGGLLAIALTDNLLHVIFKGEHRIVRDTVDETFEV; translated from the coding sequence ATGACTGATCTGCGCAAAACGCTCGACTTTCTTTATATGGCAGCCGGCGTGCTGGCCGCTCTCTGCCTCGTGGCCATTCTGGCGCTGATCGTGGCGCAGATGGTCGCGCGCTGGACCGGCGAAATCTTTCCGGGTGCACCCGATTACGCCGGCTATGCCATGGCCGCCGCCAGCTTTCTTGCCTTTGCCAATGCGCTCAATCATGGCGCGCATATCCGGGTTTCAATTCTACTTAATGCTGTCCCCGCGGGGACAAGACGGTTGCTTGAGATCTGGTGCTTCGGGCTGGCAGCGGCAGTTGCCTGGTACTTCACTTATTACGCTTACTGGTTCGTTTACTGGTCCTGGAAGTTCAACGAGGTGAGCCAGGGGCAGGACGCCACCGCCCTGTGGATCCCGCAGTCGGTCATGGTCATCGGTGGCGGCCTGCTCGCCATCGCGCTGACCGACAACCTGCTGCATGTCATCTTCAAGGGTGAGCACCGGATCGTCCGGGACACCGTCGACGAAACATTCGAGGTGTGA
- a CDS encoding TRAP transporter large permease, producing the protein MTEIYAIILFLVVLFLLLGTGVWVGLALMGVAWVGMELFTTRPAGDTMITTIWASSSSWTLTALPLFIWMGEILYRTRLSEDMFRGLSPWLAKMPGGLVHTNIVSCTIFAAVSGSSAATLTTVGKMAIPELRARKYPEKMVIGTLAGAATLGLMIPPSIALIVYGVTVNESITKLFFAGVFPGLILASMFMAYVAIVSKTSSSWNPDMETGMSFSEKLRNSRFLLPVLILITVVIGSMYGGYATATEAAAIGVLGALALAAAQGSLTAGSFRESLMGAMRTSAMIALILAGAAFLKLSMGFTGLPRALADGIAAMELGRFELLMALLVFYIVLGMFLDGISAVVLTMAIVEPMVREAGIDLIWFGIFVVVVVEMAQITPPIGFNLFVLQGMTDHEMGYITKAALPMFLIMVLMVFILIWFPEIATWLPDNLRQTPG; encoded by the coding sequence ATGACCGAGATATATGCAATCATCCTCTTTCTGGTCGTGCTCTTTCTGCTGCTGGGCACCGGCGTCTGGGTCGGCCTGGCACTGATGGGCGTGGCCTGGGTGGGCATGGAGCTTTTCACCACCCGCCCTGCCGGCGACACGATGATCACCACGATCTGGGCGTCTTCTTCAAGCTGGACGCTGACGGCCCTGCCGCTCTTTATCTGGATGGGCGAGATCCTTTATCGCACGCGATTATCGGAGGATATGTTCAGGGGTCTGTCGCCCTGGCTGGCAAAGATGCCCGGCGGTCTGGTGCATACAAACATCGTCTCCTGCACGATCTTTGCTGCCGTCTCCGGCTCGTCGGCCGCGACGCTGACAACCGTCGGCAAAATGGCCATCCCGGAACTCAGGGCCCGCAAGTACCCCGAAAAGATGGTGATCGGCACGCTTGCGGGCGCCGCGACGCTGGGGCTGATGATCCCGCCCTCCATCGCGCTTATCGTCTATGGCGTCACCGTCAACGAAAGCATCACCAAGCTCTTTTTCGCGGGCGTCTTTCCGGGGCTCATTCTGGCGTCGATGTTCATGGCCTATGTGGCGATCGTCTCAAAGACATCCTCGAGCTGGAATCCGGATATGGAAACCGGCATGAGCTTTTCTGAAAAGCTGCGCAACTCGCGGTTCCTGCTGCCGGTGCTGATCCTGATCACGGTGGTGATCGGGTCTATGTACGGCGGCTACGCCACTGCAACCGAGGCCGCAGCCATCGGTGTGCTGGGCGCGCTCGCCCTTGCGGCGGCACAGGGGTCGCTGACGGCGGGCTCGTTCCGCGAAAGCCTGATGGGGGCAATGCGCACCTCTGCGATGATCGCGCTCATTCTGGCGGGCGCTGCCTTCCTGAAGCTTTCGATGGGGTTTACCGGCCTGCCCCGCGCCCTTGCTGACGGCATCGCCGCGATGGAACTCGGGCGGTTTGAGCTTCTGATGGCACTGCTGGTTTTCTATATCGTGCTGGGCATGTTCCTTGACGGGATCTCAGCTGTGGTGCTGACCATGGCAATCGTCGAGCCGATGGTGCGCGAGGCGGGCATTGATCTGATCTGGTTCGGGATCTTCGTCGTTGTGGTTGTCGAAATGGCGCAGATCACGCCGCCAATCGGGTTTAATCTCTTTGTGCTGCAGGGAATGACCGATCATGAGATGGGATACATCACCAAAGCGGCCCTGCCGATGTTCCTGATCATGGTGCTGATGGTCTTTATCCTGATCTGGTTTCCGGAGATCGCGACCTGGCTGCCGGATAATCTGCGGCAGACACCGGGCTGA
- a CDS encoding NAD(P)/FAD-dependent oxidoreductase, which translates to MTQHVAVIGAGIVGVSTGIWLRRAGFDVTIIDRSGPGRGTSHGNAGILAACAMVPVTSPGLIRKAPGMLMSPDFPLFLRWAYLPKLAPWLVKYLANANDADTRRIAAGIAPIVTDSVSQHKALTGDAGLGHWVTESDYCFGYRDRAAFDAESYTWGLRREAGFAPELIEGDAVREYEPGVSREISCVAVVKDHGFIRDPGGYVAALAAAFEAGGGRILIADVKDFDLSGGNISAVETSEGRIDCDQAVLATGVWSKPLMRKLGLNVPLESERGYHIVFEAAENGPTRPMMIASGKFVATPMAQGVRCAGVVELGGLDAGPSKAPLKMLRRQAKAAFPRMTATQEIEWLGHRPAPSDSLPLIGQIGKTGVWTGFGHHHIGLTGGPKTGRLLAGLMSGQPTNMDMAPYAPERFRN; encoded by the coding sequence ATGACACAGCATGTGGCCGTCATTGGTGCCGGTATTGTTGGTGTGTCCACCGGCATCTGGCTGCGCCGAGCCGGTTTTGATGTGACGATTATCGATCGCTCGGGCCCGGGCAGGGGCACATCGCACGGCAATGCGGGGATACTTGCGGCCTGCGCCATGGTGCCCGTCACGTCGCCCGGTCTCATCCGCAAAGCACCCGGCATGCTGATGTCACCGGATTTCCCGCTTTTTCTACGCTGGGCCTATCTGCCGAAACTGGCGCCCTGGCTGGTGAAGTATCTCGCCAACGCCAATGATGCCGACACCCGGCGTATCGCTGCCGGGATCGCACCCATTGTCACCGACAGCGTGTCTCAGCATAAAGCGCTGACCGGAGATGCGGGCCTCGGACACTGGGTCACCGAAAGCGATTACTGCTTTGGCTATCGTGACCGGGCGGCCTTTGACGCGGAGAGCTATACCTGGGGCCTGCGCCGCGAGGCAGGCTTTGCGCCCGAGCTTATCGAGGGCGATGCCGTGCGCGAGTACGAGCCCGGTGTGAGCCGTGAGATCAGCTGTGTCGCAGTGGTGAAGGATCACGGGTTTATCCGCGACCCGGGCGGGTACGTCGCCGCACTCGCTGCAGCGTTTGAGGCGGGGGGCGGTAGAATCCTGATCGCTGATGTCAAAGACTTCGATCTCAGCGGCGGTAACATCAGCGCCGTCGAAACCAGCGAAGGCCGGATAGACTGCGACCAGGCTGTGCTCGCCACCGGTGTCTGGTCAAAACCGCTGATGCGCAAACTGGGGCTGAATGTCCCGCTCGAATCCGAACGCGGCTATCACATCGTTTTTGAGGCCGCTGAGAACGGTCCTACCCGGCCCATGATGATCGCCTCCGGTAAATTTGTCGCCACCCCCATGGCGCAGGGTGTACGCTGCGCCGGTGTGGTGGAACTTGGCGGGCTCGATGCCGGCCCGTCGAAGGCCCCGCTGAAGATGCTGCGCCGCCAGGCAAAAGCCGCTTTTCCGCGGATGACAGCGACGCAGGAAATCGAATGGCTGGGGCACAGGCCCGCCCCCAGTGACAGTCTGCCCCTGATCGGGCAGATCGGAAAAACAGGAGTCTGGACCGGCTTCGGGCACCACCACATCGGCCTGACCGGCGGTCCGAAAACAGGCCGGCTGCTGGCCGGGCTGATGTCCGGTCAACCGACAAACATGGACATGGCGCCTTATGCGCCTGAACGGTTCCGGAACTGA